The genomic interval ttttacaaaaaaatataaataatatttaattattttatagcCAATAAATGAGTGGCCGATCATAAGTATCTTTCTTGACTCCTAAATTATAATTCAAGAGTTAttcatatttcataaaaaaaacaaatccagTTAACTtgttttacaaatttatttgtCCACAtctctcaaaaataaataaataaataaataaaaactaattcaAAACCAACATCCATACCATTACAAATAATTTGTTAATCCCTCTCCAAACCACCAACAATTATCTACCAATCTCAACCCCCACTAGGGTCTGCTTGGATGAAGGTTTTGGGAGATTTTGTAAAGTAAGGCAAAGTAAAGTAATGGGAGGTAAAATGAAGTTTTTAAACCCTTCCTTGCTTGGGGCAAGGTAAGGTAAATGAAGGTTTTGAAAcattgttgtgtttggtttgaaggtaaTTGGAGGTAAgttttatagtaatattaccAAATTACCCCTATGTTGATAAACAAGTAaagcaagaaaaatataaatccatctaataataatcaacaaataatacaaacatGTACATAGGCTATGTTATTATGGCCAGTAAGAAGAACCAGCAATCTCATTTTCATACTCAAACTTAGAAAATGACTTTTCAGATAATTAACTCAAATCTgaaccaaaagtaaagaaattcATCTAGATACTACAAAGTCAAGTTCCGagatttcccaaaaaaaaaatcataacactCTAACATCTCAACACTGcaatcagaatttttttttcttgacatTTTGACAATCAAGTAAGCCaagaacaataatattaaaacaaaataaaagcatctaataaatcaaaagatttGACGAACATAAAAATTGCTAGTGTCACTGTGCCCCTGAGAAGAATCAgcaacaccaccaccacactaataattaaaatcaaaatcatcagATAACTAGCCCTTATTGCaaacaaaagcaagcaaagatTTTCTTCCTCCCAAGATATTttgttaagaaaataaagtaagagaaatgagtgagataaaagcaaaacaaaaacatctaataaatCAAGAAGTTATACAAACATATAAATAGGCAGTGCCATTGTGGCCACTAAGAAGAACATGCAACACCACATTCACAATAAAAAAtgcttaaaaatattatcagaTAACTAACCCATATATCTAAAGTCATCAACTTTTAGATATTGCAAAGTCAAATTCTAACAGTTTTACATAGAATTCATAAACATTCTAAATCTAAAGATTGCAACAAAGTTTTTCTTCTTGCCTAGCTATTTTGACAAGCAAGAAATTAAGAACAATGAATGagataaagcaaaataaaagaaaaatcttaCAAATCAAAAGGTCAtacaaacatataaacattcaGTGTGTCATTGTGACCCCTATGAAGAACcagcaacatatatatatatatatatattcagataACGAACTCATATCTGAACCAAAACTTAAGGAAGCTATCAGCATTAGATACTATAGAGTAAAATTCTAAGATAATCCTAAATAATTGATGAACAATCTTCTTCCCCACATATTCTGATAAGCAAGCAAAACAAGAACAATGAataacataaatcaaaataaaaacatcaaacacATTAAAATACTATACAAATACACAAATATTGTAGTTCCATTTCAACCCCAAAGAAGAGCCAGCAGCTCCATCTCCGCTCTCAAAAAccaacaccaccatcaccaccactgAAGTGGATAAAAATCAACAGTAAACAACCATACTTTCAAAAAGAGGGAGCAGAAGGCTGCGATTAGAGTTCCGATGGGGCTGCCACAAGAGAGAGAACGAAAAAGGGGGCCAGAGAAGCAAGATGAGCAAGactatatgtttattttttttaattaaatatgttggactttttttaaatgaccaagggcattttggtcaacaataaaataattccCATCCAAAACCTCCCcaaccctccaatttggagggttggaAAATGGGGGTTAGatggaggttttaaaacctccatCTAACCCTCTAAACCTTTACCTCCATCCTTACTTCCTCCCCCAAGCAAGGTTATTCCCAAAACCTTACTTTACATTACCTCCCAAAACCTTCAACCAAGCAGGCCCAAATAAAACCCACTCTCAAACACCTTTGCATCCTCTTCATCCACAAGGCTAATCTTGTAAATtcacaatatcatatatatatatatatatatatatatataacctccTCTTCCCTGTATATAGAACACAAGAAGATCACTCCACTCCATAACATCTATCCATCACCAATGGCCATCAAGTTACATTCACTAGCTctattttctctaatttctctTTCACTAATATTCACTTCAAAAGCTCAATTCTTCTCTTCCGCTCCACTACTAGCTCCATCATCGGCGGCCAAGCCAGTTCCTGCTCCTGCCATGGAACCAGTACTTCCACCACCGGCCACCGTGCCAGTCCTATCTCCGGCGGGTGCACCATATTTGGAACCGGCAGCTGCACCAGCTGATCCATGCATGGACGCATACCTGAATATGACTGATTGTTTAACGTATGTTGAGGCCGGCAGCACTGTGAGAGTTCCGGACAAAGGTTGTTGCCCTGCGTTTGCCAGTCTTGTTTCTAATCAACCTCAGTGTCTCTGCCATATCCTCGGCTCTGGCGATGTCATCGGTTTCAAGATCGATACTACCAAAGCACTCACTCTTCCTACTGCTTGTCGAGTTGAAACTCCTTCTGTTAGCCTTTGCGCTCGTAAGTGCATGTTacttaatttgaatatataaatttaggTTTATCatcctaatatattattattatatatttgcaGTGTTTGGAATTCCAATACCAAGTCCGATGTCTTCGCCTGGACCAGCAAGTGGAGGACAATTAGCACCGGGTatgaagtttatttatttatttattttgagttaaaattattagtcatactataattaataaatttttatgcatagttttattttatttttaattaaatttttttgttgttttaattagCAGCATCTAGTGTAATTGGATCAAATCCAACTAGTGGACCAACACCAAGTGGTGGCAAGAGAAATGAGGCAAACTTCAAAGCTAGTTTTATTGGACTCCTTTTGGgatccatcttcatcttcttgtaTTGAAgtgattctttttcttattgatttatttttattattgcattTTTAGTGGTATTTGAAGAACATTGTTGAATAAactaatgtattttttttttattattatttttatgaatatttttatcatgGTGGTTAGTTTTCTTGTGGGAATGGGCATTGACTATAGGCTGTGAGTGCATTGAAGTTTCAAGGATGTTGTTGGTTCTTTAATTAATGGTGGAAGGTGGCAGTTTTAATTCTTTGTCACATATCACATGTGAAGGATATTTATTGCATTCATGAGCCAACCATTTGGGTGGCTTGGGAGATGAAAGATTGATGAGTGTTATGCAAAGAGATTTCAACGTTTCATGTACATTATTAATGCATGTCGCCTTCTTTTTATTACTCCATACTTGTGTTAAATTTCACAtgggaaagaaaaatcaagttctttaattgattgttaaaattattaaaattaattaagaaataaaatgaactttaattttgatttcatgaGACTTTGatattatagaaattaaaatttaatgagaCATGTCTTCTTTCGATGTACTTCATGGTTAGTTAATTCATAAATGTATTTGTCATAAGAAATATATGCTGTTGGCTTAGAAAGATATCTTGTTTATAAGTACTTTATATTCATTTATGCCTAGCAGGTTTGAAAAATtgtccattatatatatatatatatatatctatctttggttttgataatatatcattttgaaatttcatttttaagatATTAGAGGAAATTgaacttcaaatttttaaagaagaaagtCATTGGTGGCTTTGCGTGTTGTATCTCAAGCTTAAAGCATTTGTTTAAGACATTGAAAATGGAGAAAGAGTTTTGTgaggaaaaatgaaaactttCATTGAATCAATCAATGTATTACAAGacaatatgtttttataatgtttCAATTTAACAACTTTTATCTATCTTAACTAACTAATGCTGACTTGGCATAATGTTTgcatatgcaaaattcttgataaatttgttgactaacaagaggaaagttagaggagagtgcttcagtgatcttagatgcttcttgctcggcggttttgcaaaagaacatgccgaacaagaggaaAAACCCGGGAAGCTtaatcattccgtgcaacattggcaatttaggtgaagaaatgacattggcggacTCGGGGGTCAATATCAACGTCATACCATACACCTtatttcagaagctaggcttgggcgagcctaggtctactcggatgactttgcaattggaggaccgaacggtgagacatccgaggaatatcatcaaagatgtgcttgtgaaggtggacaagtacatatttcctgtagattttgtggtgctaaacgtcgatgaggatgcggatgtaggcttgatacttgggaggccgttcttgcggacttccaagtcATTGattgacaagctcacataccgtcttgctgaagccatgcagcattcttttgatttcgatgatactttgtattttctagacactactgatgagattgttgatgaatatatacaggaaatgttcaatccggacccctatgagggtttgttcgaccaagaggaggaaaatgaagaaataatgatgcttGGCTCGACGGAAGAAGTATCGTCTACTCAGGGGATCCTAAAGAAGGTGcttcagaagatgaagagggcgaggagacgccaccggaaatgctccaaggctattggagatgcACGTGAACCGGAGAAGTtcgatgaaccattgctaggtggtcccaagcccgataactctccctctaccttcaagag from Dioscorea cayenensis subsp. rotundata cultivar TDr96_F1 chromosome 7, TDr96_F1_v2_PseudoChromosome.rev07_lg8_w22 25.fasta, whole genome shotgun sequence carries:
- the LOC120264588 gene encoding non-specific lipid transfer protein GPI-anchored 2-like isoform X2 translates to MAIKLHSLALFSLISLSLIFTSKAQFFSSAPLLAPSSAAKPVPAPAMEPVLPPPATVPVLSPAGAPYLEPAAAPADPCMDAYLNMTDCLTYVEAGSTVRVPDKGCCPAFASLVSNQPQCLCHILGSGDVIGFKIDTTKALTLPTACRVETPSVSLCALFGIPIPSPMSSPGPASGGQLAPASSVIGSNPTSGPTPSGGKRNEANFKASFIGLLLGSIFIFLY
- the LOC120264588 gene encoding non-specific lipid transfer protein GPI-anchored 2-like isoform X1; translated protein: MAIKLHSLALFSLISLSLIFTSKAQFFSSAPLLAPSSAAKPVPAPAMEPVLPPPATVPVLSPAGAPYLEPAAAPADPCMDAYLNMTDCLTYVEAGSTVRVPDKGCCPAFASLVSNQPQCLCHILGSGDVIGFKIDTTKALTLPTACRVETPSVSLCALFGIPIPSPMSSPGPASGGQLAPAASSVIGSNPTSGPTPSGGKRNEANFKASFIGLLLGSIFIFLY